In a genomic window of Chitinophagales bacterium:
- the frr gene encoding ribosome recycling factor codes for MTEEITFILDDAKEQMQKALLHMETELTKIRTGKANPSMLDSVFFDYYGVNTQLNQAATISIPDARTIMIKPWEKGLLPDIEKAIHASNLGLNPMNDGETIRINIPPLTEERRQALVKQARQIGENSKVSIRNVRRDSNEEIKKLEKEGLSEDQAKAATDNVQELTDTYSAKIEAHLKRKEEDIMKV; via the coding sequence ATGACTGAAGAAATAACTTTTATATTAGATGATGCCAAAGAGCAAATGCAAAAAGCACTTTTGCATATGGAAACTGAACTGACAAAAATCAGAACAGGAAAAGCAAATCCTTCCATGCTGGATTCTGTATTCTTTGATTATTATGGGGTAAACACCCAGCTTAATCAGGCGGCAACCATTTCCATTCCCGATGCTCGCACTATAATGATCAAACCCTGGGAAAAAGGTTTATTGCCAGATATAGAAAAAGCCATTCACGCTTCTAACTTAGGGCTAAACCCAATGAATGATGGAGAAACCATTCGCATTAATATTCCCCCACTTACAGAAGAAAGAAGGCAGGCCCTGGTAAAACAAGCCAGGCAAATAGGCGAAAACAGCAAAGTAAGCATACGAAATGTGCGCAGAGATTCTAATGAAGAAATAAAAAAACTTGAAAAAGAAGGCCTTTCAGAAGATCAGGCAAAAGCTGCAACTGACAATGTCCAGGAACTCACTGATACCTATTCTGCAAAAATTGAAGCCCATTTAAAACGCAAAGAAGAAGATATTATGAAGGTTTAG